The genomic window GGATAAGTTCTAGTGCTGGGCAACTTGGCTGCATATTCTGCAGTCATTGTTTCTTCCAATCGAAAAACCATTAACTTTGGTAGTAACCTATAGCTCTTAGCCATGACAAAAAATGCCATAAAAAGAATTGAATTAGGCATTTAAGTAATAAGCATTTTATAGGAATGCGGTTGTATGGTCAGCATTCTGTCTAAAAGGTTGTCAAATAGACCTTTCCCCATAAAGCTACGGTTAAATCGGTAGGTATACTCATCGATATAGGA from Williamwhitmania sp. includes these protein-coding regions:
- a CDS encoding IS1595 family transposase, encoding SYIDEYTYRFNRSFMGKGLFDNLLDRMLTIQPHSYKMLIT